A genome region from Setaria italica strain Yugu1 chromosome III, Setaria_italica_v2.0, whole genome shotgun sequence includes the following:
- the LOC101771324 gene encoding serine/threonine-protein kinase Nek2, translated as MDQYEVLEQIGKGAFGSALLVRHKVEKKKYVLKKIRLARQTDRTRRSAHQEMQLIATVRNPFIVEYKDSWVEKGCYVCIVIGYCEGGDMADAIKRANGNHFSEEKLCKWLVQLLMALDYLHANHILHRDVKCSNIFIARDQSIRLGDFGLAKILTSDDLASSVVGTPSYMCPELLADIPYGTKSDIWSLGCCIYEMSALRPAFKAFDMQALINKITKSIVSPLPTRYSGAFRGLIKSMLRKSPEHRPSAAELLKHPHLQPYVLQVQLKSSPSRNMSPIYQSLTDKVKKMTFPSDVTDSVRRRVARRNSLGNERTVTFCKPSPERNSISSTRSIKEYTTTQSVKEFSIDSSQVDDEVTSKAVITKTSGILRTPKSTPSKSLTTRNWLDPPKTSYSRTNHSELSSRTPLNKSARTARRASLPLPTYGTPSNRTISILDRLDSPDVSVNAPRIDRIAEFPLASSEDPLAPINNKLSPAPGYGSCSTPPSINRSITKDKYTVQVLHTGDGDNGSDSSGRNATAASSRGSNDSRLQRFDTSSYQQRAEALEGLLEFSAQLLQQERYEELGILLKPFGPEKASPRETAIWLTKSFKETAS; from the exons ATGGACCAATATGAGGTATTGGAGCAAATTGGAAAAGGAGCATTTGGCTCTGCACTTTTGGTGAGGCACaaggtggagaagaagaa GTATGTGCTCAAGAAGATACGACTTGCGCGACAAACGGACCGCACTCGCAGGTCTGCCCATCAGGAG ATGCAGCTTATTGCAACAGTCAGGAATCCATTTATCGTGGAGTACAAAGATTCATGGGTGGAAAAG GGTTGCTACGTTTGCATTGTTATAGGTTACTGTGAGGGAGGAGATAT GGCTGATGCTATCAAAAGAGCCAATGGTAACCACTTTTCTGAGGAG AAACTCTGCAAGTGGCTTGTGCAGCTTCTCATGGCTCTTGATTATTTGCATGCAAATCACATTCTTCATCGTGATGTGAAG TGCTCCAATATATTTATTGCCAGAGATCAAAGTATACGCCTTG GTGATTTTGGGCTTGCAAAAATACTGACTTCAGATGACCTTGCATCTTCT GTGGTCGGAACTCCAAGTTATATGTGCCCGGAACTTCTTGCTGATATACCATATGGTACCAAATCCGATATTTGGTCCCTAG gatgttGCATATATGAAATGAGTGCTCTCAGGCCTGCATTTAAAGCTTTT GACATGCAAGCTCTGATTAACAAAATCACAAAGTCGATAGTATCACCATTGCCCACGAGATATTCTGGTGCCTT TAGGGGGCTTATCAAGAGCATGCTAAGGAAAAGTCCAGAGCACAGACCAAGT GCTGCAGAACTGCTAAAGCATCCGCATCTTCAGCCTTATGTGCTTCAAGTCCAGTTGAAGTCTAGTCCTTCTCGCAACATGTCTCCAATCTATCAGTCTCTGACAGACAAAGTTAAGAAGATGACATTTCCTAGCGATGTAACTGATTCTGTGCGAAGAAGGGTGGCAAGAAGAAACTCGTTGGGAAATGAGAGGACTGTAACATTCTGCAAACCATCTCCTGAGCGGAACTCTATTAGCTCTACTCGGAGCATCAAAGAATATACAACTACTCAGAGTGTCAAAGAGTTCTCCATCGACAGCAGTCAAGTTGATGATGAGGTTACCAGTAAAGCTGTTATAACAAAGACATCAGGCATTCTAAGGACTCCCAAGAGTACTCCTTCCAAGTCATTGACAACTAGAAATTGGCTGGATCCTCCAAAAACATCTTATAGCAGAACAAACCACAGCGAG CTGTCCTCAAGAACACCTCTAAACAAAAGCGCCCGTACAGCTCGAAGAGCATCCCTCCCGCTGCCAACATATGGAACGCCAAGCAACCGCACCATCAGCATCCTGGACCGGCTAGACTCCCCAGACGTGTCCGTCAATGCACCTCGAATCGACAGAATCGCGGAATTCCCTCTGGCTTCATCCGAGGACCCCTTGGCCCCGATCAACAACAAGCTCTCTCCAGCTCCCGGCTACGGCTCGTGCTCCACGCCTCCCTCCATCAACCGATCGATCACCAAGGACAAGTACACGGTCCAGGTGCTGCACACCGGCGATGGGGACAACGGGAGCGACTCCTCAGGGCGCAATGCTACCGCCGCGTCGAGCAGAGGGTCCAACGACTCGAGGCTGCAGCGGTTCGACACCTCGTCGTACCAGCAGCGCGCGGAGGCCCTGGAGGGGCTGCTGGAGTTCAGCGcccagctgctgcagcaggaGCGGTATGAGGAGCTGGGCATCCTGCTGAAGCCGTTCGGCCCCGAGAAGGCGTCTCCCAGGGAGACCGCCATCTGGCTCACCAAGAGCTTCAAGGAGACGGCATCATAG
- the LOC101772002 gene encoding protein NETWORKED 1D — MAMSPSNPMRKYSWWWDSHISPKNSKWLLENLTDMDSKIKVMIKIIDEDADSFARRAEMYYKRRPELMSLLEELYRAYRALAERYDHAAGELRQAHKKMAEAFPDEFQLDFDDDLPTETASTESETDNRDMTPFFLSFIKAGDSKKRAKDDQDHEKLQKEISSLSKENQDLKKKISSVLEKSNKAESEVSSLKAALADQESEKEAAFSQCQQSSDRLQSLKSEILHTQEEFKRLKEEMENGLQNLSTAEERCLLLERANQNLHLELDNLKLASKEKHDELNEKHIELEKLSISIQEEQLKSMQAEMARLSLEKQLAQAQEKLRLLSLEKHGEASKIENIEATKVQLQKELETIREENRKLDDQNHSSASVIIRLQDEIISLKNTQRRLEEEVSRHVEEKRVLQHELSYLKDNKGDLDRKHFSIKEQIQVVNFNVESLQSLAQEVRDGNVELKETIKNHEGVKALYVENLMLLERTLEKNAHLERSLSAATTEIEGLRDKKVALEESCKHLNSKVNGHQSERAMFVARIEGISHTMEKLSEKNVFLENLLSDNNTELEILRRKLKDSEESTHTFRNQNSVLRSEKRTLMREVDSINSALLSLETQYAELEGRCLDLEQDRDKALDEVIKLRELLRLEKERHKEATSSDITQFSAIQKQISLLLKEVKHKENQLQEEEHKIVEAQTEIFILQRCLGDMAEANSDVVAQLQKQQEVCKVQEEKADFLSQNNQLLTEGIGSVMEVLHLDEKYGSLDLMKIDVVVQLLLHEIKCLLNTISDAQDVKQNQILEKSLVVTLLEHFGREVADLRSERSVLKQEWQAQSDELVKLQSERHDLLKISCELRKEMEARNRKVDELKSEAKFLVRQLTELQESRQSLQAEIIKLIEENTSLSSKVYGSREKEKSFEDDFSTLVGEAVRTDILGVIFRSLHDERTSQLQCLHEDFGSLHAAGNELYQEIKLMNKKLGDLQLENNYLEKELSRTLSICDGSGAEISIGSRRRAMRRDTKLLKSGRKSQETGQNMEQRKEVDNAGLEKSNEMLREELQKLKSELQVLRSKEQPVIDVKSCDAEITKLLANMQLATANASLFKEKVLELIVTCESFEISDMVQKEVLKEEITRRNSYVDELKDKLNAVEIENRRLKVDLNGDFTLLGALQTEVDALEKQTLSLAKDCLPPSMLKEENALSPQLSKIAVRPSEDQNTTKMVKDMELQKLHGTIKALQKVVSDTGVVLEQERLDFNNNLQDARKQIEMLKLKEILDSDASDVNYERMMKDIQLDLVQTPSRRAASHGHHRKKKSVAGQSDDKMLALWSVDRVSSGSRRHDVDLRPPQSEAAENDNKGKKRSCSEPVVTVKDLGVDKQEVLPRPVVTTVATTTMEPQREWKKKVIDRLSSEAQRLRDLRSIVQELRGGVEASSDAELDGVKVQMADAEDAIEELIDANGKLLKKAEEFTSAAAGDDVDLRSRSQRKILERVRKMSEKAGRLELELQRFQHALLRHEEERAARRAAKAAATVQVQRRSRVQLVEYLYGRRRDSRRPKQKTRGPSCCMRAKAIDD, encoded by the exons ATGGCGATGTCGCCGTCCAATCCAATGCGCAAGTACTCTTGGTGGTGGGATAGTCATATATCCCCGAAGAACTCAAAATGGCTCCTAGAAAATCTTACAG ATATGGATAGCAAAATCAAAGTGATGATCAAGATTATCGATGAGGATGCTGACTCATTTGCAAGAAGAGCAGAAATGTATTATAAAAGGCGCCCAGAACTGATGTCTTTGCTTGAGGAGTTATACCGTGCTTATCGAGCTTTAGCTGAAAGATATGATCATGCAGCTGGAGAACTCCGACAGGCCCATAAAAAAATGGCAGAAGCATTTCCTGATGAGTTTCAGTTGGACTTTGATGATGATCTGCCAACAGAAACTGCATCTACTGAATCTGAAACAGACAATCGTGACATGACTCCATTTTTCCTTTCATTCATCAAGGCTGGTGATTCAAAAAAACGTGCTAAAG ATGACCAAGATCATgagaagctgcagaaagagatATCTAGCTTGTCAAAGGAAAATCAAGACCTCAAGAAGAAGATTTCATCAGTATTAGAAAAGAGCAATAAGGCTGAATCTGAAGTGAGTTCTCTCAAGGCGGCCCTTGCAGATCAAGAATCAGAGAAGGAAGCTGCATTTTCACAATGCCAGCAATCCAGTGATCGACTACAGAGCCTCAAGTCTGAAATATTGCATACCCAAGAGGAGTTCAAGAGACTTAAAGAGGAGATGGAAAATGGACTACAGAATTTGAGCACCGCAGAGGAAAGGTGCCTTCTCCTTGAGAGAGCTAACCAGAATTTGCATCTGGAGCTAGATAATCTGAAGCTTGCCTCAAAAGAGAAGCATGATGAGCTAAATGAGAAGCACATTGAGTTGGAGAAGCTTAGCATCTCTATACAAGAGGAGCAACTCAAGAGCATGCAAGCAGAAATGGCCCGGCTATCTTTGGAGAAGCAATTGGCACAAGCACAGGAGAAGCTAAGACTTTTGTCTCTTGAAAAGCATGGTGAAGCAAGTAAGATTGAGAACATTGAAGCAACCAAAGTTCAACTTCAAAAGGAATTGGAAACTATTCGAGAAGAGAACCGAAAATTGGATGATCAAAACCACTCCTCTGCCTCTGTGATAATCCGTCTGCAGGATGAGATAATTTCTTTGAAGAATACGCAGCGGCGCCTTGAGGAAGAGGTGTCTCGGCATGTGGAGGAGAAAAGGGTGCTTCAGCATGAGCTTTCATACCTCAAAGATAACAAGGGCGACTTGGATAGGAAGCACTTTTCGATCAAGGAGCAAATCCAAGTGGTGAATTTCAATGTAGAATCACTCCAATCACTTGCACAAGAGGTGAGGGATGGAAATGTTGAGCTAAAAGAGACCATAAAAAATCATGAGGGTGTAAAAGCCTTGTATGTTGAGAATCTAATGCTACTGGAGAGGACGTTGGAGAAAAATGCTCATTTGGAGAGATCCCTTTCAGCTGCAACTACTGAAATTGAAGGATTGCGGGACAAGAAGGTTGCATTGGAAGAATCATGCAAACACCTTAATTCCAAGGTTAACGGCCATCAGTCTGAGAGAGCCATGTTTGTTGCACGGATTGAGGGTATTTCTCATACCATGGAGAAGCTATCAGAGAAAAATGTATTCTTGGAAAATTTGTTGTCTGACAATAATACAGAGCTTGAGATCCTTAGAAGGAAGCTGAAAGATTCAGAGGAATCTACTCATACATTCCGCAACCAGAATTCTGTACTTCGATCTGAAAAGAGAACTCTTATGCGTGAG GTGGATAGCATCAACAGTGCTCTACTCAGTTTGGAAACCCAATATGCAGAGTTAGAAGGGCGATGCTTGGATCTTGAGCAGGACAGAGACAAGGCCCTAGATGAAGTGATCAAACTACGAGAGCTGTTGAGGCtagaaaaggaaaggcacaaAGAAGCCACCAGCTCAGACATAACTCAATTCAGTGCTATACAGAAGCAGATAAGTCTACTGCTAAAAGAAGTTAAGCACAAGGAGAACCAGCTTCAAGAGGAGGAGCACAAGATTGTTGAAGCTCAGACTGAGATTTTTATCTTACAGAGGTGCTTAGGTGACATGGCCGAAGCAAATTCTGATGTTGTGGCTCAATTGCAGAAGCAACAAGAGGTATGCAAGGTTCAAGAGGAGAAAGCTGATTTCTTGTCACAAAACAACCAGCTGCTGACAGAAGGGATTGGTTCTGtgatggaagtactgcatctgGATGAGAAATATGGATCATTGGATCTAATGAAGATTGATGTAGTTGTGCAGCTCCTCTTACATGAGATCAAGTGCCTGCTGAATACTATTTCTGATGCTCAGGATGTGAAGCAGAACCAGATCCTTGAGAAGTCGCTTGTTGTCACGCTTCTGGAGCACTTTGGGAGAGAGGTAGCTGACCTAAGGTCAGAAAGGAGTGTTCTGAAGCAAGAGTGGCAAGCACAAAGCGATGAGCTGGTGAAGCTGCAGAGTGAAAGGCATGACCTCCTAAAGATCAGCTGCGAGCTACGGAAGGAGATGGAAGCTCGTAACCGCAAAGTGGATGAGCTGAAATCCGAGGCAAAGTTCTTGGTTAGACAACTCACAGAGCTGCAAGAATCACGACAATCATTGCAAGCAGAGATTATCAAGCTGATAGAAGAGAACACCTCACTGTCTAGCAAAGTTTATGGCTCTAGGGAGAAGGAAAAGTCATTTGAAGATGATTTCAGCACTCTTGTTGGTGAAGCAGTCAGGACAGACATCCTTGGTGTCATTTTTAGAAGCCTTCATGATGAGAGGACATCACAATTGCAGTGTTTGCATGAGGATTTTGGGTCTCTACATGCAGCAGGAAACGAGCTTTATCAGGAAATCAAGCTGATGAACAAGAAGCTTGGAGACCTACAACTCGAGAACAACTATCTTGAGAAGGAACTCAGTAGAACTCTGAGCATCTGTGACGGCTCTGGTGCGGAAATTTCAATTGGATCCAGAAGGCGTGCGATGAGGAGAGATACCAAGCTATTGAAATCCGGCAGGAAAAGCCAAGAGACTGGACAGAACATGGAACAGCGAAAAGAAGTTGACAATGCTGGCCTTGAGAAATCGAACGAAATGCTAAGGGAGGAGCTCCAGAAGTTGAAAAGTGAACTGCAGGTGCTTAGGAGCAAAGAACAGCCTGTGATTGATGTGAAATCTTGCGACGCGGAGATCACTAAACTGCTGGCCAACATGCAACTGGCCACTGCCAATGCGTCTCTCTTCAAGGAGAAGGTCCTTGAGCTCATCGTGACATGCGAAAGTTTTGAGATCAGTGACATGGTGCAGAAGGAGGTGTTGAAGGAGGAGATCACTCGGAGGAACTCTTATGTGGATGAGCTGAAGGATAAGCTAAATGCCGTGGAGATTGAGAACAGAAGGCTGAAGGTTGATCTGAATGGTGACTTCACACTGCTCGGAGCACTGCAAACTGAAGTTGATGCCCTGGAGAAACAAACCTTGTCGCTGGCCAAGGATTGCTTGCCACCAAGCATGCTCAAGGAG GAGAATGCATTGTCACCTCAACTGTCAAAGATTGCTGTGCGCCCAAGCGAAGATCAAAACACGACGAAGATGGTGAAAGACATGGAGTTGCAGAAACTCCATGGAACCATCAAAGCCCTCCAGAAAGTGGTGTCGGATACAGGGGTTGTTCTGGAGCAAGAGAGGCTCGACTTCAACAACAACCTCCAGGACGCGAGGAAGCAGATCGAGATGCTGAAGCTTAAGGAGATCCTGGACAGTGACGCCAGCGACGTGAACTACGAGCGCATGATGAAGGACATACAGCTGGACCTCGTCCAGACTCCCAGCCGGCGTGCTGCCTCGCACGGCCACCACAGGAAGAAGAAATCGGTTGCAGGGCAGTCTGACGACAAGATGCTCGCGCTGTGGAGCGTGGACCGGGTGAGCAGCGGCAGCCGCAGGCACGACGTGGACCTGCGGCCACCGCAGAGCGAGGCGGCCGAGAACGACAACAAGGGCAAGAAGCGGTCGTGCTCCGAGCCAGTGGTGACCGTGAAGGACCTCGGTGTCGACAAGCAGGAGGTCCTCCCGCGGCCTGTCGTCACCACGGTGGCAACCACCACGATGGAGCCGCAGCGGgagtggaagaagaaggtgatcGACCGGCTGTCCTCGGAGGCACAGCGGCTCCGGGACCTCCGGTCCATTGTCCAGGAGCTGCGCGGCGGTGTGGAGGCGTCGTCGGATGCTGAGCTGGACGGCGTGAAGGTGCAGATGGCCGACGCGGAGGACGCCATCGAGGAGCTGATCGACGCGAACGGGAAGCTCCTGAAGAAAGCTGAGGAGTTCACGTCGGCGGCTGCGGGCGACGACGTGGACCTCCGCAGCCGGAGCCAGCGCAAGATCCTGGAGCGCGTGCGCAAGATGTCGGAGAAGGCCGGGcggctggagctggagctgcaGCGGTTCCAGCACGCGCTGCTGCGGCacgaggaggagcgcgcggcgcggcgggcagcCAAGGCAGCGGCCACCGTGCAGGTGCAGCGGCGGTCGCGCGTGCAGCTGGTGGAGTACCTctacgggcggcggcgcgacagcCGGCGGCCCAAGCAGAAGACCCGCGGGCCGTCCTGCTGCATGAGGGCCAAGGCCATCGATGACTAA
- the LOC101767035 gene encoding protein ROOT HAIR DEFECTIVE 3 homolog 1: MRPPTTGSETMAEESDAADGGVAVQLIDGEGEFAGEGAERFMAAAGVAGCGLSYAVVSIMGPQSSGKSTLLNQLFGTNFREMDAFRGRSQTTKGIWIARCVGVEPCTVVLDLEGTDGRERGEDDTAFEKQSSLFALAISDIVLINMWCHDIGREQAANKPLLKTVFQVMMRLFSPRKTTLLFVIRDKTRTPLEHLEPVLREDIQKIWNSVAKPEAHKDTPISEFFNVQVTALSSFEEKEEQFREQVQQLRQRFSNSIAPGGLAGDRRGVVPASGFLFSSQQIWKVIRENKDLDLPAHKVMVATVRCDEIANEKFGCIMSDTEWLDLESAVQSGPVPGFGKKLGYIVDVHLQEYDKEAVYFDEAVRKGKRQHLESRIMNLVQPAFQKMLTHLRMKALEKFKAGLISSLENGKGFAASVRDNTECSIKEFEQGCADAVIKQANWDCSKILEKVRRDIEDHALSIRESKLSELTTHAKEKLRKALAEPVESLFDAADQTTWASIRNVYRRETESILPEFLKTLCGFEMEYAPAEEMVSKLRDYARSVVESKAKDEASKVLIHMKERFTTVFSHDKDSIPRVWSGKEDVRAIAKEARSAALKLLSVMVGIRWDDEPDGIESILTSTLLEGSVVSKIASAASADPLASTTWKEIPPKQTMITPSQCKSLWKQFKAETEFTITQAVSTQQAHRRGNSKLPPPWAIVAIAILGFNEIMVLLRNPIYLFLLFVGYLIFKALAVQLDVSREFQNGVVPGIISVSAKLLPTIQNLVNKVAAEQQPEHHHPPPIEPPQPQMQPPPLLLSPRSPMSELRRMHMPPLSPRKVASPSPSSSSSSAVSSPRHVAEDQKPRTVVAGHENEPNIADSIV, translated from the exons ATGCGACCCCCCACGACGGGATCGGAGACGATGGCGGAGGAGAGCgacgcggcggacggcggggtGGCGGTGCAGCTGATCGACGGCGAGGGCGAGTTCGCGGGCGAGGGGGCCGAGCGGTTcatggcggccgccggcgtcgccggaTGCGGGCTCTCCTACGCCGTCGTCTCCATCATGGGGCCGCAGAGCAGCG GAAAGAGTACCTTGTTGAACCAACTATTTGGAACCAATTTTAGGGAGATGGATGCATTCAGGGGAAG GAGCCAAACTACAAAAGGCATCTGGATAGCACGCTGTGTTGGTGTTGAGCCTTGTACTGTTGTATTGGATCTGGAAGGTACTgatggaagagagagaggagag GATGACACTGCATTTGAGAAGCAAAGTTCGTTATTTGCTCTTGCAATTTCCGATATAGTTCTCATTAATAT GTGGTGCCATGATATTGGCCGTGAGCAAGCTGCCAATAAACCACTTCTAAAGACAGTATTTCAG GTCATGATGCGTTTGTTCAGTCCTCGGAAGACAACACTACTATTTGTTATACGTGATAAAACCAGG ACTCCACTTGAACATCTTGAGCCAGTTCTAAGGGAGGATATTCAAAAG ATATGGAACTCGGTTGCCAAGCCAGAGGCACACAAAGACACCCCTATCAGTGAATTTTTCAAT GTGCAAGTTACTGCATTGTCAAGTTTCGAAGAAAAAGAGGAACAGTTTAGAGAACAG GTTCAACAACTTAGGCAGAGATTTTCAAACTCAATTGCACCAGGAGGTCTTGCAGGTGATAGAAGAGGAGTAGTTCCTGCTTCAGGTTTTTTGTTTAGTTCACAacagatttggaaagttatccgaGAGAACAAGGATCTTGATCTTCCTGCTCACAAG GTAATGGTTGCTACAGTTCGGTGTGATGAAATTGCAAATGAGAAGTTTGGCTGCATAATGTCGGACACA GAATGGCTAGATTTGGAGAGTGCTGTCCAATCTGGTCCAGTACCTGGTTTTGGGAAAAAGCTTGGCTATATCGTGGATGTTCACTTGCAAGA GTATGACAAAGAAGCTGTCTATTTTGATGAAGCTGTTAGGAAAGGAAAACGACAACATTTGGAGTCCAGAATAATGAAT CTTGTCCAACCTGCATTCCAGAAAATGTTGACTCATCTGCGCATGAAGGCTCTAGAAAAATTTAAAGCTGGTCTTATTTCATCTTTGGAGAACGGAAAAGGTTTTGCGGCATCTGTTCGAGACAATACTGAATGCTCCATCAAAGAATTTGAACAAGGCTGTGCAG ATGCTGTAATCAAGCAGGCAAACTGGGACTGCTCTAAAATACTAGAGAAAGTCCGCCGTGATATTGAAGACCATGCACTTTCAATTCGTGAAAGCAAGCTATCAGAATTGACAACCCATGCTAAG GAGAAACTAAGAAAAGCTCTTGCTGAACCTGTGGAGTCTCTTTTTGATGCAGCAGACCAAACAACCTGGGCATCAATAAGAAACGTTTACAGACGTGAGACGGAGTCCATCCTACCAGAGTTTCTGAAGACCCTTTGTGGGTTCGAAATGGAATACGCGCCAGCAGAAGAAATGGTATCAAAATTAAGGGATTATGCCCGGAGTGTTGTGGAAAGTAAAGCTAAAGATGAAGCTAGCAAAGTATTGATCCATATGAAGGAGAG GTTCACAACAGTGTTTAGCCATGACAAGGATTCAATTCCAAGGGTCTGGTCAGGAAAGGAAGATGTCCGGGCAATAGCAAAGGAGGCTCGATCTGCG GCTCTCAAACTTCTGTCTGTAATGGTGGGCATTCGCTGGGATGACGAGCCAGATGGGATCGAAAGCATCCTCACTTCAACACTTCTGGAAGGCTCTGTTGTATCAAAGATTGCAAGTGCTGCTTCTGCCGATCCACTTGCTTCTACTACTTGGAAAGAG ATTCCTCCAAAGCAGACGATGATTACTCCTTCTCAGTGCAAGTCACTGTGGAAGCAGTTTAAAGCAGAAACTGAGTTTACCATTACACAAGCAGTATCCACACAG CAAGCTCACAGGCGCGGTAATAGTAAACTGCCTCCTCCTTGGGCAATTGTTGCCATCGCTATTCTTGGTTTCAATGAGATCATGGTGCTTCTGAG GAATCCCATTTATCTGTTCTTGCTATTTGTGGGCTACTTGATATTCAAAGCATTGGCGGTGCAGCTAGATGTCAGCAGAGAATTCCAAAATGGGGTG GTTCCTGGGATCATCTCTGTGTCGGCGAAGCTCCTGCCGACGATACAGAACCTGGTGAACAAAGTGGCAGCGGAGCAGCAACCGGAGCACCATCACCCTCCGCCCATAGAACCCCCACAGCCGCagatgcagccgccgccgctgctcctgaGCCCAAGGAGCCCCATGAGCGAGCTGAGAAGGATGCACATGCCGCCGCTGAGCCCGCGCAAGGTAGCCTCGCCGTCACCAtcctcatcgtcgtcctccgccGTATCGTCTCCTAGGCACGTCGCCGAGGACCAGAAGCCAAGGACGGTGGTGGCAGGGCACGAGAACGAGCCCAACATCGCTGACTCCATAGTATGA